From Streptomyces sp. NBC_00690, a single genomic window includes:
- a CDS encoding CHAT domain-containing protein: protein MIEFPDGLPPAPPPGALELATTLSIATRIEPELIRAVRLGLHPHLDVGAEADLWFCEWVGARTHDAIALLPECLPYLRGRLTRRLAAEPGMAEVFTLLSDHHQDLSPALFLEEQITWASLTGDTDKAEQHLGRALHALVREQRSGVAGWFAGAWQRLPEAARTSATAWSLANATRAHAPSLPLGPAPDLTLADVATIAPAVGRVRLGLRREGRNLLIGEVQGPDAVAILVPDTHPRMVEVLTSRAQPPVRIEAGAVVRVPVGPGAVNLRTGGGELYRLDPPGQIGQVDEASEWEVLHELMRTGAPLDVVTPRLMRELDRLITRFHQANEDKLLKEAARLARYALDTNYAPRQQSTLRVLIAETFYLDGLHFGVRDSLDKAVGIAGELNETRPTSRRVPIVLGAALRERYFHSRRFDDLMRSVEVLNVAVEAGLVQEEGNTEAVCELLRTLIAQHEADPRSLNLHRARALASAAAQQIGTPSTLIELALAQFHLMVFGATQEINEFDRAHALITEFCAAPGWPASVQAEGLATRAAVSLALLRMTAGRGDLESALSDLRAAISLTPASRARRGTLRIELGNALRIRFHLLGEHRDLTRAIKELQAVVKRRHRPSLLPALSALTRCQLDDVAVTGDLATVERAIANAREAVALAEETYPAPPRWSRADGLLRESLLAHHRLVGDPAVLDEAVAILAEAERRSTHDSQGSRSDTVWLASALLQREILSPRGKDGRQASRFLDSMMTLHTDQDLTRWQAVLLRAITVQRDPRASTDELSDALRDAAHLSRESSAPPLLRLRADLLRTTLAVRLRDSDAVLRGYDDATHAMATAVLLPGRERADLITMWARLGQEAAAYAIEAGAPKRALAYLEQQSALLQLWNRGADFVTQVLRRAGPSLVTELEWLWNLLHLDLRLGEETRAVSSPDLANRLNGLVDSIRHAPGLESLFPTLDVQQLIDAAEEGPIVVLNPADRRCDALILTGRRGLSVLPLVRLDSRSLTEQAQRYTAAMSDPADPAKVRAALEVLEWLWHNPVRQILHELQLTPRSERAESPARSARTPEEPDGLFVPDEDPPRLWWFPTGAFASLPLHAAGQYDTSRPRTAMDFAVHSYTPGIQALIDGRRQERSRSSAGSRTGGERRMLLVVGDTSLENASREVERIHELIPGATLMTGAEATTERVVAALSDHQFFHFSGHGSHRGDLPSGLHLNEVRLTQHDLPPHDLVLDGALAYLSACDTHLSVGVAEGGAAWSIASAFQAAGYRHVIASLGQITDEMATEIAVHFYRFLIRPDGIPHAHRAAHALHNALRQIDSTRPQHLLDRAALIHLGP, encoded by the coding sequence GTGATCGAGTTCCCCGACGGCCTACCGCCCGCGCCCCCGCCCGGGGCTCTGGAGCTGGCGACCACGCTCAGCATCGCCACCCGCATCGAGCCCGAACTGATCCGTGCCGTACGGCTGGGTCTCCATCCGCACCTCGATGTCGGGGCCGAGGCCGATCTGTGGTTCTGCGAGTGGGTGGGCGCCCGGACTCACGACGCCATCGCCCTGCTGCCCGAGTGCCTGCCCTATCTACGGGGGCGACTCACCCGGCGGCTGGCAGCCGAGCCGGGGATGGCGGAGGTCTTCACCCTTCTCTCCGACCACCACCAGGACCTCTCACCCGCGCTCTTCCTGGAGGAGCAGATCACCTGGGCGAGCCTGACCGGTGACACCGACAAGGCCGAACAGCACCTCGGCCGGGCTCTGCACGCCCTCGTCCGGGAACAGCGCAGCGGGGTCGCCGGCTGGTTCGCCGGCGCCTGGCAGCGACTGCCCGAAGCGGCCCGGACGAGCGCCACCGCCTGGAGCCTGGCCAATGCGACCCGCGCCCACGCCCCTTCCCTCCCGCTGGGACCGGCACCGGACCTGACCCTCGCGGACGTGGCGACGATCGCCCCGGCCGTCGGCCGGGTCCGGCTCGGACTGCGCAGGGAGGGCAGGAACCTCCTCATCGGCGAGGTCCAGGGTCCGGACGCGGTGGCGATCCTGGTACCCGACACCCACCCCCGGATGGTGGAGGTCCTCACGAGCCGGGCCCAACCCCCGGTACGGATCGAGGCCGGCGCGGTGGTCCGCGTTCCCGTGGGGCCGGGTGCGGTCAACCTCCGTACGGGAGGGGGTGAGCTCTATCGCCTCGACCCGCCCGGCCAAATCGGGCAGGTGGACGAGGCATCGGAGTGGGAGGTGCTGCACGAGCTGATGCGTACCGGTGCACCGCTCGATGTGGTGACACCGCGCCTGATGAGGGAACTCGACCGTCTCATCACCCGCTTCCACCAGGCGAACGAGGACAAACTCCTCAAGGAGGCCGCACGGCTGGCCCGCTACGCGCTCGACACGAACTACGCACCACGCCAGCAGTCCACCCTCAGAGTGCTGATCGCGGAGACGTTCTACCTCGACGGCCTGCACTTCGGCGTACGGGACTCCCTGGACAAGGCCGTTGGGATCGCCGGCGAACTCAACGAGACGCGCCCCACATCCAGACGCGTCCCCATCGTCCTCGGAGCGGCCCTGCGCGAACGGTACTTCCACTCGCGACGCTTCGACGACCTCATGAGATCGGTGGAAGTGCTCAATGTGGCAGTGGAAGCCGGGCTCGTACAGGAAGAGGGCAACACGGAGGCGGTCTGCGAACTCCTGCGCACGCTGATCGCCCAACACGAGGCAGATCCACGGTCCCTCAACCTCCATCGGGCCCGAGCTCTGGCATCCGCCGCAGCGCAGCAGATCGGCACGCCGTCGACGCTGATCGAACTGGCCCTGGCCCAGTTCCATCTGATGGTCTTCGGGGCCACTCAGGAGATCAACGAGTTCGACAGGGCCCATGCGCTCATCACGGAGTTCTGTGCCGCACCCGGATGGCCGGCGTCCGTCCAGGCGGAGGGACTCGCCACCCGAGCTGCCGTGTCCCTGGCGCTGCTCCGTATGACCGCGGGCCGCGGCGACCTCGAATCGGCCTTGAGCGACCTGCGAGCAGCGATCTCCCTCACACCTGCGTCCCGGGCCCGCCGTGGGACGCTCCGAATCGAACTCGGCAACGCCCTGCGCATCCGCTTCCACCTGCTGGGAGAGCACCGCGACCTCACCCGTGCCATCAAGGAACTCCAGGCCGTGGTGAAACGCCGCCACCGGCCCTCGCTGCTGCCTGCGCTGAGCGCCCTGACCCGATGCCAACTCGACGACGTCGCGGTGACCGGTGACCTGGCGACGGTCGAGCGGGCCATCGCCAACGCCCGGGAGGCCGTGGCGCTGGCGGAGGAGACGTACCCGGCTCCGCCGCGGTGGAGCCGGGCGGACGGACTACTCAGGGAATCGCTCCTCGCCCACCATCGACTGGTGGGCGACCCTGCCGTACTCGATGAGGCGGTCGCAATCCTCGCAGAAGCCGAGCGCCGGTCCACTCATGACAGCCAGGGGAGCCGCTCCGACACGGTCTGGCTGGCCTCCGCGCTGCTCCAACGGGAGATCCTCAGCCCACGCGGCAAGGATGGCCGACAAGCCTCGCGCTTCCTCGACTCCATGATGACGTTGCACACCGACCAGGACCTGACCAGATGGCAAGCGGTGCTCCTCAGGGCCATCACGGTCCAGCGGGATCCCCGCGCATCGACGGATGAACTCAGCGACGCGCTGCGCGACGCCGCCCATCTGTCCAGGGAGTCGAGCGCGCCACCGCTGCTACGGCTGAGAGCCGATCTGCTGCGAACCACACTGGCCGTACGACTCAGAGATTCCGACGCCGTCCTGCGCGGCTACGACGACGCGACCCACGCCATGGCGACCGCCGTACTCCTCCCGGGAAGGGAGCGCGCCGACCTCATCACCATGTGGGCCCGGCTAGGGCAGGAGGCAGCCGCCTACGCGATCGAGGCGGGCGCACCCAAGCGCGCACTGGCGTACCTGGAGCAACAGAGCGCGCTGTTGCAGCTGTGGAATCGCGGTGCCGACTTCGTGACCCAGGTGCTGAGGCGAGCGGGACCCAGTCTGGTGACGGAGCTGGAATGGCTCTGGAACCTGCTCCACCTCGATCTCCGTCTCGGCGAGGAGACGAGGGCGGTGTCCTCTCCCGATCTGGCGAACCGACTGAACGGCCTGGTCGACTCCATCCGGCATGCTCCGGGCTTGGAGAGCCTCTTCCCAACCCTCGACGTCCAGCAGTTGATCGACGCGGCGGAGGAAGGGCCGATCGTCGTTCTCAATCCCGCGGACCGCCGCTGTGATGCGCTGATCCTGACCGGGCGGCGCGGACTGTCGGTCCTCCCACTGGTACGACTCGATAGCCGAAGCCTGACCGAGCAGGCCCAGCGGTACACCGCGGCTATGAGCGACCCGGCAGACCCGGCGAAAGTCCGGGCGGCGCTGGAAGTGCTGGAGTGGCTGTGGCACAACCCCGTCAGACAGATCCTCCACGAACTTCAGCTCACCCCCCGCTCCGAACGGGCAGAGAGCCCTGCTCGCTCCGCCCGCACACCGGAGGAACCCGACGGGCTGTTCGTCCCCGATGAGGACCCACCCCGTCTGTGGTGGTTCCCCACCGGCGCCTTCGCATCCCTGCCGCTCCATGCCGCCGGGCAGTACGACACCAGCCGCCCACGGACCGCGATGGACTTTGCCGTCCACTCCTACACACCCGGTATCCAGGCCCTCATCGACGGCCGTCGCCAGGAGCGGAGCAGAAGCAGCGCCGGCAGCAGAACAGGCGGCGAACGGCGGATGCTGCTGGTCGTCGGGGACACCTCGCTGGAGAACGCCTCCAGGGAAGTGGAGCGCATCCATGAACTCATCCCGGGTGCGACGCTGATGACCGGTGCCGAGGCGACGACGGAGCGCGTGGTGGCAGCCCTCTCGGACCACCAGTTCTTCCACTTCTCGGGACATGGATCACACCGTGGCGACCTGCCTTCGGGACTCCACCTCAACGAGGTGAGGCTCACCCAGCACGACCTCCCGCCGCACGATCTCGTGCTGGACGGCGCCCTGGCCTATCTGTCCGCCTGCGATACGCATCTGTCCGTCGGGGTGGCGGAGGGCGGCGCCGCCTGGTCGATAGCCAGTGCCTTCCAGGCCGCCGGCTATCGCCATGTGATCGCCAGCCTCGGTCAGATCACGGATGAGATGGCCACCGAGATCGCCGTGCACTTCTACCGCTTTCTCATCCGCCCGGACGGAATCCCCCACGCCCATCGTGCGGCCCATGCCCTGCACAACGCCCTCCGCCAGATCGACTCCACCCGTCCACAACACCTGCTCGACCGGGCCGCCCTGATCCACCTGGGGCCATGA
- a CDS encoding DUF397 domain-containing protein, whose product MTTEPCNWVKSSYSDNGGQCVEWAPDHVSATGIVPVRDSKRPSGPVLMISTNAFAGLVSLARAAKL is encoded by the coding sequence GTGACGACCGAACCCTGCAACTGGGTCAAATCCTCATACAGCGACAACGGTGGTCAGTGCGTGGAATGGGCCCCCGACCACGTGTCCGCTACCGGCATCGTCCCCGTCCGGGACAGCAAGCGCCCCAGCGGACCCGTACTGATGATCTCCACCAACGCGTTCGCCGGCCTGGTCTCCCTCGCCCGCGCCGCCAAGCTGTAA
- a CDS encoding helix-turn-helix domain-containing protein: MVNRKELNPDASPQAALGARLRREREQRGWTQREFGAEMQYSPTQVSHVETGLKIATLPFCRRADVVLGLAGTEESFEREWLGMKYGALLEGFSGFIGYEGRAVEIRLYEVGVIPGLLQTPEYAVVLANAYVERGAITNDQARERTELIAERQAKLVRTPAPLIFVVLDEGCIRRSVGGSAVMGAQYDRLLEFAEEPNASLQIAPFAMGERRPFNLPITVLTLADRSLVYYAESAARGHLERDGPSVVPTLTAYHQLQKHALPQTESVAMIQQLRKGTP; this comes from the coding sequence ATGGTTAACCGGAAGGAACTGAATCCGGACGCGAGTCCACAAGCAGCCCTGGGGGCCCGACTCCGCCGCGAGCGCGAACAACGGGGGTGGACACAGCGAGAGTTCGGCGCCGAGATGCAGTATTCGCCGACCCAGGTATCCCATGTCGAAACTGGGCTGAAGATTGCAACTTTGCCGTTCTGTCGCCGCGCTGACGTGGTACTTGGCCTGGCCGGAACCGAAGAGTCTTTCGAACGTGAGTGGTTAGGCATGAAGTACGGGGCACTTCTGGAAGGGTTCTCGGGGTTCATCGGGTACGAGGGCAGGGCCGTGGAGATCCGTTTGTACGAGGTAGGTGTCATCCCTGGCCTGCTTCAGACTCCCGAGTACGCGGTGGTACTAGCGAACGCGTATGTCGAGCGGGGCGCGATCACGAACGACCAGGCGAGAGAGCGCACCGAACTGATCGCGGAGCGGCAAGCGAAACTTGTCCGAACCCCCGCACCTCTGATCTTCGTGGTGCTGGACGAAGGTTGCATCCGTCGGAGCGTTGGGGGTTCCGCAGTGATGGGCGCTCAATACGACAGGCTGTTGGAGTTCGCGGAGGAACCGAACGCTTCTCTTCAAATCGCCCCGTTCGCCATGGGGGAGCGTCGCCCGTTCAACTTGCCGATAACGGTGTTGACACTGGCCGATCGTTCGCTCGTCTATTACGCAGAGTCCGCAGCTCGGGGGCATCTCGAACGTGACGGGCCTTCCGTGGTGCCTACGTTGACGGCCTACCATCAGTTGCAGAAGCACGCACTCCCCCAGACCGAGTCTGTGGCCATGATCCAACAGCTACGAAAGGGCACCCCGTGA